The genomic segment GTAGCTTCCTCAAACCCCATATCCTCAACTGCTTTAGTTATTTCGTTAGATAAATTCAATTCTTCAAATTGCTTCTTTTTCATATTTAATTTCACTTCCCTTTTAATAAATACAGCCGCCCATCATAAATAAGGACAACTACTTGATTATAACAGTTAATTGAGCAAAAGAAAAGCTTTTTATTAGTTTTTTCAATATTACTCCTGATTATTCCCAATATTATATCTGTAAAGTACAACTTTATTGATATATTGTGTCACTCTCCAATGTTCTCGCATATACCTCTTATTTGTAATTGCCTAGCATAATAAATATACGCATTCATGATATTACGGGAATAGTCAATATGTATCCGCCGCTTGCCGCTCATTCGGCCTCCTGCCTCATTCGCTCTCAAAAACTGACTCTCCACCAGTCCATGGTTCCGAGTCAGTTTTAAGAGTCGCTCTGGACACATATTGACTATTTGTAGCACAGAAATTTCATTAATATAGTTTTAAACGCTTCCTCCGATAATTTTACATAATTATTGTTGATATATTTCAAAAAGCAACTTAAAGCAGCCCCAAATAAAAGAATTATTAGCATATAAAATAGAAGTTTTAATTTATAGCTCTAAGTATAATTTATTGCTAATTAATAAGGGCTGATTTTGGCAGCGTTTGAAATATATCAACTCTTAGATGACACAATATATCAATAAATAACCTGAAATTAGTATACTGTTAATCCAGCTAACACACTATAATATAAAGAATAAAAATTAACAGAATAATAAAATCAATAAAAAAGGCAGGTGAAAAAGTATTAATTTCTACCAACAACAGGTTAAAGAGGTCTTTGCAGAACTTAATACCAGTAAAGAAGGCTTATCTAATGAAGAAGCACAGAAAAGACTGAACAAATACGGCGAAAATGAATTAAAAACCTCCGAAGGAACACCTAAGTGGGTTTTATTACTCTCTCAATTCAAAGATGTCTTAACAATAATGCTGGTAGTAGCTTCCGGAATGTCACTACTCATCGGAAATTACCGTGATGCTCTTGTCATGTTGGCTATTGTATTTATTAACGTAGTAATCGGCTTCTTTCAAGAATTCAAAGCTGAAAAGATAATGGCTTCATTAAAGAAATTAGTCCAATCTCCAGCCAAAGTTTATCGGGATGGAGAAATTACAGAACTAGCCCAGCAGAAGTTAGTCCCAGGTGATATAATCAGTTTGGAAGAGGGAGATAAAGTCCCGGCTGATCTAAGAATAATAGAATCATATAATCTAAGAACCAATGATGTAGCCTTAACAGGAGAGTCAATGCCTCAGGAAAAACATAGCAATCAGATTAATGAGGAAGCTTCACTTGGAGACCGCAGCAATATGGCCTATATGGGCACTAATGTTGCTTCCGGCTCAGCAACAGGTGTAGTTACAGCTACAGGAACAGAGACAGAAATGGGCAAGATCGCTTCCTTAACACAGGAAGAAGAAAGATCCCAATCACCTCTCCAGCAGGAATTATCAGTAGTTGCTAACCGATTAGCAATCTTTGCTCTTATAATCGGTATCCTGCTCTTTGGTGTTAGTATCTACCGGGGACTGGATCTTTATTATGCTCTAATCTATGGCCTAGGCATAACTGTTGCTATCGTTCCTCAGGCCCTTCCTATGCAGGTTACTGTTGCTCTCTCTCAAGGAATAGCTAAGCTATCCAAAGAGAATGCCGTAATTAAAAAACTCTCTTCCGTTGAAACTCTAGGTTCAACAAATATAATCTCTACAGACAAGACCGGTACTCTTACCAAGAATGAAATGACTGTTAAGAATCTCTGGTTTGATGGCCAGGAGTATGAAGTTACAGGCCTTGGTTATAAGCCTGAAGGAGATATCTTAAATCAGGATGGTAATCCTGTAAGCGAAGAAAAGAAAGATGAATTAGAGATAATGCTTGATGCTGGAACTATGGCTTCAAATGCTGAGATCCATCCTCCTGATGAAGATAATCCCAGCTGGTATCCAATAGGCGATCCTACTGAAGCAGCTTTGATTACACTCTCTACTAAACTAGGAACTCGATCTCCTAACGAAGATGAAGAGAATCCTGAACTCCATGAATTCAGCTTTGATTCAGAACGCAAGAGAATGAGTTCGATAAGAAAGTTTGAAGATGGTAAATTTTTAACTATGAAGGGAGCCCTAAATAGTGTTCTTTCAATTACAAAGTATATCTATCGAGATGGTGAGAAAGTAGAAATTACTGAAGAAGATAAGCAGAGG from the Acetohalobium arabaticum DSM 5501 genome contains:
- a CDS encoding cation-translocating P-type ATPase; this encodes MNFYQQQVKEVFAELNTSKEGLSNEEAQKRLNKYGENELKTSEGTPKWVLLLSQFKDVLTIMLVVASGMSLLIGNYRDALVMLAIVFINVVIGFFQEFKAEKIMASLKKLVQSPAKVYRDGEITELAQQKLVPGDIISLEEGDKVPADLRIIESYNLRTNDVALTGESMPQEKHSNQINEEASLGDRSNMAYMGTNVASGSATGVVTATGTETEMGKIASLTQEEERSQSPLQQELSVVANRLAIFALIIGILLFGVSIYRGLDLYYALIYGLGITVAIVPQALPMQVTVALSQGIAKLSKENAVIKKLSSVETLGSTNIISTDKTGTLTKNEMTVKNLWFDGQEYEVTGLGYKPEGDILNQDGNPVSEEKKDELEIMLDAGTMASNAEIHPPDEDNPSWYPIGDPTEAALITLSTKLGTRSPNEDEENPELHEFSFDSERKRMSSIRKFEDGKFLTMKGALNSVLSITKYIYRDGEKVEITEEDKQRLNELNEKYSNNAMRVLAIAYRQLGPDETDYVIEEIERDVVFLGLVAMVDPPKEGVKEAIEDAHKAHINTYIMTGDHAITAKAVADEINLGTDKETPVITSQDLQQISDEELKNRMNKNESIIFSRVSPEDKLRIVKNLKAQDQIVAVTGDGVNDAPALKSAHIGVAMGQMGTDVSKETAEMILLDDSYPTLVHAIKEGRKIYNNLKKTVLASLTSNGAELSIVLLGLIGAAVFGWPIPILAIQILSIDLLAEILPLTALTFDPASEELMTTPPRDRDEHIINKSSTIEVVFLGVLMGGLAFINYGLFVTSIENKLTESHTLYSRATTITYLTIVVCQLLNILSHRYKFTSLLNANLFSNRKMIYSIIISIVLVLGVVYIPGLNSYLDFAPVPIQDWIRVLSAGGVFLLAFEGIKWYRRRNI